ACTCCCTCAGAATCCCTTATTTTGAATATTTCCCATCCAAATATTCTATAACGATTTCTAAGAACTCTTCTTGGGTCATAAAACGATCCAGAAACTCATCCAGGTTTCCTTCATTCTCAATTTCCTGAAAATATATTTCATGATCTGTACTGTACACCGTTGGATTATTTTGATCAGGATCTGTTGTGCAAACAAAAAAATGATCAGGATATCCGTAAGAATAAAATATACACATAAAATCCATCTCTTTGCCTTGTACGATTTTTTTTACTTCGCATTCCTCTACAAGTCCGTCCAGCTCTTCATAATCCTCGGAATTTTCTTTAAATGGCGTGAAAATCCAATCTTTGAAAAAATATTGACCATACGGCAATTCATGGTCAGAAAAATAATGTTCCAGCAAGTTCTCATAAAAACTTTTCTGATCTTCTATATACAAATCTTTGTATTGTTCATAATACTGATCTATTCCATAAACATCCCAATCTTTGTCATAAAGATAATGGCTGAAGCTGAGACTCTGCCAGTTTTCAATAAAACTTTTATCTGCATGTAAGCCCACTATATTTCCTCCTAGCTGTTTAATTTTCTTTGCAATACTTTTATTCATGTGTTATAATTCACTAATATATTATGTTAAATTGAAACGATTCCAAAGTCTCTAATAGTTCTTAAAAATACAAAATCTTGCCTCATGACAGTTTTTATTCTGTAAAAACAAAATACCTTTATCCTAACCAAAATATCACGCATATGAAACCTAAAATGATCTGGGCCAATCTGGCAGTAGCCAACCTTGAACGCACCCAAAAATTCTATACTGAGCTGGGATTCAAACCCAATAATCCGCACAGTTCCAATGAACTGGTAAGCTTTTTTATGGCTGGAAATGAATTCATTATTCACTTTTTCTTAAAAAATGTTATAGAAAACAACCTGAAAAGCATGAAATTCGGAGACCCTCAAAGTTCCAATGAAATTATATTCACCCTTTCTGCAGACAGTAAAAACCAGGTGGATGAATGGGCTGAAGAAGTAAGAAATGCTGGCGGAACCATTGTTTCAGAACCTGAAAGTTTTGGCGAAAACTATTATGGTTTTGTATTTGCAGATCCGGACGGACACAAGTTTAATGTATTTTTTATGTAAAATTATACAATATTTTTCCCTATATTTGAGCTTCAACGAATAAATATGAACATCGCGAGCTGTATCTCCCCACCAAGATTTTAATATTTTCAAATTGTAATTTGAAGTATTGCTGCTGATAAATTTTTATCGGTC
This region of Chryseobacterium culicis genomic DNA includes:
- a CDS encoding VOC family protein; this encodes MKPKMIWANLAVANLERTQKFYTELGFKPNNPHSSNELVSFFMAGNEFIIHFFLKNVIENNLKSMKFGDPQSSNEIIFTLSADSKNQVDEWAEEVRNAGGTIVSEPESFGENYYGFVFADPDGHKFNVFFM